The following proteins are co-located in the Labrys monachus genome:
- a CDS encoding SDR family NAD(P)-dependent oxidoreductase, with translation MTDQTESRPLAGRIALVTGAARGIGAAVATRLAADGAQIYAGDILEEEGRALAARLGPQAAFQRLDVTDEAQWAAMMERIAREAGRLDILVNNAGIYGPASLQDESAAGFRRLFEINQFSIFWGMKCAVPLMTLGGSIINLSSIGGMVGYKGTFGYAGTKWAVRGLTRSAARELAPLRIRVNTVCPGVIDTPMFYENDPALLNQFLESIPLGALGKPTDIASAVAFLASEQAAYITGSDILVDGGMLA, from the coding sequence ATGACCGATCAAACCGAGAGCCGGCCTCTGGCCGGACGCATCGCGCTGGTGACCGGCGCCGCCCGCGGCATCGGCGCCGCCGTGGCGACGCGCCTGGCCGCCGACGGCGCCCAGATCTATGCCGGCGACATCCTGGAAGAGGAGGGCCGCGCCCTTGCGGCGCGGCTCGGGCCGCAGGCAGCCTTCCAGCGGCTCGACGTCACCGACGAGGCCCAATGGGCGGCGATGATGGAGCGCATCGCGCGCGAGGCCGGGCGCCTCGACATCCTCGTCAACAATGCCGGCATCTACGGACCGGCCTCGCTGCAGGACGAATCCGCGGCCGGCTTCCGGCGGCTGTTCGAGATCAACCAGTTCTCGATCTTCTGGGGCATGAAATGCGCCGTGCCGCTGATGACGCTCGGCGGGTCGATCATCAACCTGTCCTCGATCGGCGGCATGGTCGGCTACAAGGGGACCTTCGGCTATGCCGGCACCAAATGGGCCGTGCGCGGCCTGACCCGCTCGGCCGCCCGCGAACTGGCCCCCCTCAGGATCCGCGTCAATACCGTCTGCCCCGGCGTGATCGACACGCCGATGTTCTACGAGAACGACCCGGCGCTGCTGAACCAGTTCCTCGAATCGATCCCGCTGGGAGCCCTGGGCAAGCCGACCGACATCGCCTCCGCCGTCGCTTTCCTCGCCTCGGAACAGGCGGCCTACATCACCGGCTCGGACATCCTCGTCGACGGCGGCATGCTGGCCTGA
- the fixL gene encoding sensor protein FixL: MSHEERVRSGIESAGVGTWDFDFSTRRLVWSATTRRLFGISADQPVDYDLLLSLLAAPEREVTIEAVNRTIETGAPFDVQIRVSMPSGAGHWLRLRGGAVRDEGGSIGRLSGIALDIDEEKKLEEALRTREEHFRSILDTIPDAMVVIDEAGIIQFFSRAAERLFGATESEAIGRNVSMLMPEPDRSRHDNYLSRYRSTGDRHIIGIGRVVTGKRKDGSTFPMHLSVGEMRSGGQRYFTGFVRDLTEQHQTQARLLELQAELVHISRLSAMGEMASALAHELNQPLAAISNYMKGSRRLLAASRDPNAEKIESALDRAAEQAIRAGQIIRRLRSFVSRSEAERHVESLSKLVEEAGSLGLVGAREQGVALRFELDPACDLVFADRVQVQQVLINLYRNAIEAMQSADRRELVVASSRTQEGLVRISVADTGHGFTEEVRSSLFQPFFTTKKTGMGVGLSISRTIIEAHGGQMWAEANELGGATFRFTLPPASAGDDAEDRENVSDAR, encoded by the coding sequence ATGTCGCATGAAGAGCGCGTGCGAAGCGGTATCGAGAGCGCGGGAGTCGGCACCTGGGACTTCGACTTCTCCACGCGGCGGCTGGTCTGGTCGGCGACGACGAGGAGGCTTTTCGGCATCAGCGCCGACCAGCCGGTCGATTATGACCTCCTTTTGTCGCTGCTCGCCGCGCCGGAGCGCGAGGTCACGATCGAGGCCGTCAACCGGACGATCGAGACCGGCGCTCCCTTCGACGTGCAGATCCGGGTCAGCATGCCGTCGGGCGCGGGCCATTGGCTGCGTTTGCGCGGCGGAGCGGTCCGCGACGAAGGCGGCTCGATCGGCCGGCTGAGCGGCATCGCGCTCGACATCGATGAGGAAAAGAAGCTCGAAGAGGCCTTGCGGACGCGCGAGGAACATTTTCGGTCCATCCTCGATACCATTCCCGATGCCATGGTCGTCATCGACGAAGCCGGCATCATCCAGTTCTTCAGCCGGGCCGCCGAACGCCTGTTCGGCGCTACCGAGAGCGAGGCGATCGGCAGGAATGTCAGCATGCTGATGCCGGAGCCGGACCGGTCGCGCCATGACAATTATCTCTCCCGCTACCGCAGCACCGGTGACCGCCACATCATCGGCATCGGCCGGGTCGTCACCGGCAAGCGCAAGGACGGCTCCACCTTTCCCATGCACCTGTCGGTCGGCGAGATGAGATCGGGCGGCCAGCGTTACTTCACCGGCTTCGTCCGCGATCTGACGGAGCAGCACCAGACGCAGGCGAGGCTTCTCGAGCTTCAGGCCGAGCTCGTCCATATCTCGCGCCTGAGCGCGATGGGCGAGATGGCGTCCGCCCTCGCCCACGAACTTAACCAGCCGCTCGCGGCCATCAGCAACTATATGAAAGGCTCGCGCCGCCTGCTCGCAGCCAGCCGCGACCCGAACGCCGAGAAGATCGAATCGGCTCTCGACCGCGCGGCCGAGCAGGCCATCCGGGCCGGCCAGATCATCCGCCGTCTGCGCAGCTTCGTGTCCCGGAGCGAGGCGGAGCGGCATGTCGAAAGCCTCTCCAAGCTGGTGGAGGAAGCCGGCTCCCTCGGCCTCGTCGGTGCGAGGGAACAAGGCGTCGCGCTGCGTTTCGAGCTCGATCCCGCCTGCGACCTCGTGTTCGCCGACCGTGTTCAGGTCCAGCAGGTGCTCATCAACCTCTACCGCAACGCCATCGAGGCGATGCAGTCCGCCGACCGCCGCGAACTCGTCGTCGCCAGCAGCCGCACGCAGGAGGGCCTGGTCCGCATTTCCGTGGCCGATACGGGCCACGGCTTTACCGAGGAAGTCCGGTCGAGCCTGTTCCAACCCTTCTTCACCACCAAGAAGACGGGCATGGGTGTCGGTCTTTCCATCAGCCGAACGATCATCGAGGCCCATGGCGGGCAGATGTGGGCCGAGGCCAACGAGCTGGGCGGCGCTACCTTCCGCTTCACGTTGCCGCCTGCCTCGGCTGGAGATGACGCGGAGGATCGGGAGAATGTCTCCGATGCCCGGTAA
- the fixJ gene encoding response regulator FixJ: MPGNARVYVIDDDPAMRDSLDFLLGTAGFAVMLFDSASQFLQALPELGFGCVLTDVRMPGTDGIELLRQMRSAASRLPTIVMTGHGDIPLAVEAMKLGAADFVEKPFEDERLIGMIGSILRQAVESDRTSREQTALVSRIASLSPRERQVLDGLVAGLSNKMIAQEYDISPRTVEVYRANLMTKMQASNISELVKLAIRSGVLDT, from the coding sequence ATGCCCGGTAATGCACGCGTCTATGTCATCGATGACGATCCGGCCATGCGCGATTCGCTCGACTTCCTGCTCGGCACCGCCGGATTCGCCGTGATGTTGTTCGATTCCGCATCGCAGTTCCTACAGGCTCTCCCGGAGCTCGGCTTCGGCTGCGTGCTCACCGATGTCCGCATGCCCGGCACCGACGGGATCGAGTTGCTCAGGCAGATGCGATCGGCGGCCAGCAGGCTGCCCACCATCGTCATGACCGGGCACGGGGACATCCCGCTCGCCGTCGAGGCCATGAAGCTCGGTGCCGCCGATTTCGTGGAAAAGCCCTTCGAGGACGAACGCCTCATCGGCATGATCGGCAGCATTCTCAGGCAGGCCGTCGAAAGCGACAGGACGTCCAGGGAGCAGACTGCGTTGGTTTCACGCATCGCGTCCCTCAGCCCGCGCGAGCGCCAGGTCCTGGATGGCCTCGTCGCCGGCCTCTCCAACAAGATGATCGCCCAGGAATACGACATCAGCCCACGAACGGTGGAAGTCTACCGCGCCAATCTGATGACCAAGATGCAGGCCTCCAACATCTCGGAACTGGTCAAGCTGGCGATCCGCAGCGGCGTCCTCGACACCTGA
- a CDS encoding response regulator transcription factor, with translation MSTVPAPITVDVIDDDPDVLGSLRFLLETEGFEVRTFASGAAFLAAGVDHWSDCVIIDYKMEEMNGIDLIRSLRGRDVHAPVVLITGYPDETIPKRAAAVGVHHVVLKPHVEEGLVVHVRAALSAAAAADLRETP, from the coding sequence ATGAGCACTGTCCCCGCCCCCATCACCGTCGACGTCATCGACGACGATCCCGATGTTCTCGGCTCCCTCCGCTTCCTGCTGGAAACCGAAGGCTTCGAGGTCAGGACCTTTGCCAGCGGCGCTGCATTTCTGGCCGCCGGTGTCGACCATTGGTCCGACTGCGTGATCATCGACTACAAGATGGAGGAGATGAACGGGATCGACCTCATCCGCTCCCTGCGCGGGCGGGATGTCCACGCGCCGGTCGTGCTGATCACCGGCTATCCCGACGAAACCATCCCGAAGCGGGCTGCTGCCGTGGGCGTGCATCACGTCGTGCTGAAGCCGCATGTCGAGGAAGGCCTCGTGGTGCATGTGCGTGCCGCCCTGAGCGCGGCCGCGGCCGCCGACCTCCGGGAAACCCCTTAG
- a CDS encoding helix-turn-helix domain-containing protein, whose amino-acid sequence MRTGLLPTLPPKADSRFFSTAHPGLLGTLASYGKDEEIYGDDEPADYVYEVVSGAVRTCKLLDDGRRQIGAFHLPGDVFGLESGPAHRLTADAIVDTTVRLVRRRSLEAAAQGDVRIANALWATTARDLRHAEDHMLLLGRKTAKERVAAFLLEMDRRLTVAGMLDLPMCRRDIGDYLGLTLETVSRVLSQLQQEGVLGLSGARHIVLRNRQRLHGMNI is encoded by the coding sequence ATGCGCACCGGCCTCCTGCCGACCCTGCCTCCCAAAGCCGACAGCCGCTTCTTCTCCACCGCCCATCCCGGCCTGCTCGGCACCCTCGCCTCCTACGGCAAGGACGAGGAGATCTATGGTGACGACGAGCCCGCCGACTATGTCTACGAAGTGGTGAGCGGCGCCGTCCGCACCTGCAAGCTCCTCGACGACGGCCGCCGCCAGATCGGCGCCTTCCATCTGCCCGGCGACGTCTTCGGCCTCGAATCCGGCCCCGCCCACCGCCTCACCGCCGACGCCATCGTCGACACCACCGTCCGCCTCGTCCGCCGCAGGAGCCTCGAGGCCGCTGCCCAGGGCGATGTGCGCATCGCCAATGCCCTCTGGGCCACCACCGCCCGCGACCTGCGCCACGCCGAGGACCACATGCTCCTCCTCGGCCGCAAGACCGCCAAGGAACGCGTCGCCGCCTTCCTCCTCGAAATGGACCGCCGCCTCACCGTCGCCGGCATGCTCGACCTGCCCATGTGCCGCCGAGACATCGGCGATTATCTCGGCCTCACCCTCGAGACCGTCTCACGCGTCCTCTCCCAGCTCCAGCAGGAAGGCGTCCTCGGCCTCTCCGGCGCTCGCCACATCGTCCTGCGCAACCGCCAGCGCCTCCACGGCATGAATATCTGA
- a CDS encoding universal stress protein, with translation MNDISPSVRSLAVDARRRAAGYRDVMVHLDGGEEDENRLAHAEAIAGLSGAHLTGLYTNMLPDSAFYAEGAGAAAFAEITWDVLDQGAATQASMEARFARLSVTGDVRRVEDVSGLLPRLVATEARWADLFVVSCPYHFRSLHDWDSMVEAVMFEGGHGLYLVPRGVKPRARIETAMIGWVDTREAARAVAEALPLLRLATKTELVGVQEPAKGRLGGGEAMADIATHLARHGIETTVTVMPSGENVAAALLDRAHHISADLIVAGAYGHSRMREWILGGATQDLIRTSDLPLFMAH, from the coding sequence ATGAACGACATATCCCCGTCCGTCCGCTCTCTGGCCGTCGACGCGCGGCGCCGTGCCGCCGGCTACCGGGACGTGATGGTTCATCTCGACGGCGGCGAGGAGGATGAAAACCGCCTCGCCCATGCCGAGGCGATCGCCGGCCTTTCAGGCGCGCATCTGACCGGCCTCTACACCAACATGCTGCCGGACAGTGCCTTCTATGCGGAGGGAGCGGGAGCCGCGGCCTTTGCGGAAATCACCTGGGATGTCCTCGACCAGGGTGCCGCCACCCAGGCGAGCATGGAGGCCCGGTTCGCCCGCCTGTCGGTCACGGGAGATGTGCGCAGGGTCGAGGACGTATCCGGGCTCCTGCCGCGCCTGGTCGCCACCGAGGCACGCTGGGCCGATCTCTTCGTCGTGTCCTGCCCCTATCATTTCAGGAGCCTTCACGACTGGGACAGCATGGTCGAGGCCGTGATGTTCGAGGGCGGGCACGGCCTTTACCTCGTGCCGCGCGGGGTGAAGCCCCGAGCGCGCATCGAGACGGCGATGATCGGCTGGGTCGATACGCGCGAGGCGGCCCGCGCCGTCGCCGAGGCGCTGCCGCTGCTCAGGCTGGCGACGAAGACAGAGCTCGTCGGCGTGCAGGAGCCGGCCAAGGGACGGCTCGGCGGCGGGGAGGCGATGGCGGACATCGCCACCCATCTGGCGCGGCACGGCATCGAGACCACGGTCACCGTGATGCCGTCCGGCGAGAACGTCGCCGCGGCGCTGCTCGACCGGGCGCATCATATCTCGGCGGACCTGATCGTGGCCGGCGCCTATGGCCATTCGCGCATGCGGGAATGGATCCTCGGCGGCGCGACGCAGGACCTCATCCGCACCAGCGACCTGCCGCTCTTCATGGCCCATTGA
- a CDS encoding NRAMP family divalent metal transporter, which translates to MSDPTLPLMSQRDEDPEDPSPVVGPTRPRLLKVLGPGLVTGASDDDPSGIATYSQAGAQFGYGLAWTLLLSYPFMAAVQMISARIGRTTGHGIAGVLRLHYPGWMLQIVVMLLLVANIINLGADLGAMADAFSLVLPAPHFLYILLFAAISIFMQLFLQYTRYVAVLKWLTLVLFAYFVTLTVVHVDWAALAYRLVVPPLRWDSGYLFTLVAIFGTTISPYLFFWQAAEEVEDMHVHPRRIDLFDAPGQGRAALHRIEIDTLVGMAFSNIVALAILVTTAATLNVAGITSIETSAQAAEALRPIAGNFAFLTFSLGVVGTGLLAVPVLAGSAAYAIGEARQWPTGLSRRPKEAQAFYATLVLATLVGMILNFTPIDPIRALYGSAVINGIVAVPVMAVMMRIASRTDIMGEFVLPRSLTWLGWGGTLLMTVIVVGMLLSLVPG; encoded by the coding sequence ATGTCCGACCCCACGCTTCCCTTGATGTCCCAACGGGACGAGGATCCGGAGGATCCGAGCCCCGTCGTCGGCCCGACGAGACCCCGGCTGCTCAAGGTGCTGGGCCCCGGCCTCGTTACCGGCGCCTCCGACGACGATCCGAGCGGCATCGCCACCTATTCGCAGGCGGGGGCCCAGTTCGGCTACGGGCTGGCCTGGACGCTGCTGCTGTCCTATCCCTTCATGGCCGCGGTGCAGATGATCAGCGCCCGTATCGGCCGGACGACGGGGCACGGCATCGCCGGCGTGCTTCGCCTGCATTATCCGGGATGGATGCTGCAGATCGTCGTCATGCTGCTGCTCGTCGCCAACATCATCAATCTGGGCGCCGATCTCGGCGCCATGGCCGACGCTTTCAGCCTCGTGCTGCCGGCACCGCATTTCCTCTACATCCTGCTGTTCGCGGCAATCTCGATCTTCATGCAGCTCTTCCTGCAATATACCCGCTACGTCGCGGTGCTGAAGTGGCTGACCCTCGTGCTGTTCGCCTATTTCGTCACGCTGACCGTGGTGCATGTCGATTGGGCCGCGCTCGCCTATCGGCTGGTGGTGCCGCCACTGCGATGGGATTCGGGCTATCTCTTCACCCTCGTCGCCATCTTCGGCACGACGATCAGCCCCTATCTCTTCTTCTGGCAGGCGGCCGAGGAAGTCGAGGACATGCACGTCCATCCTCGCCGGATCGATCTGTTCGATGCTCCCGGCCAGGGCCGCGCCGCCCTTCACCGCATCGAGATCGACACGCTGGTCGGCATGGCCTTCTCCAACATCGTGGCCCTCGCGATCCTCGTGACGACGGCCGCGACGCTGAACGTCGCCGGCATCACCTCGATCGAGACGTCGGCGCAGGCAGCCGAGGCCCTGCGGCCGATCGCGGGGAACTTCGCCTTTCTCACCTTTTCGCTCGGGGTCGTCGGCACGGGGCTGCTGGCGGTGCCCGTCCTCGCGGGATCCGCCGCTTATGCGATCGGGGAGGCGCGCCAATGGCCGACGGGGCTTTCGCGCCGTCCCAAGGAAGCGCAGGCCTTCTATGCGACGCTCGTCCTGGCGACGCTGGTCGGCATGATCCTCAACTTCACGCCGATCGATCCGATTCGGGCCCTCTATGGCAGCGCGGTGATCAACGGCATCGTCGCCGTGCCCGTGATGGCGGTCATGATGCGGATCGCTTCGCGCACCGACATCATGGGGGAATTCGTGCTGCCGCGGTCGCTGACATGGCTCGGCTGGGGCGGCACTCTCCTGATGACGGTCATCGTCGTCGGGATGCTGCTGTCGCTGGTTCCCGGCTGA
- a CDS encoding cyd operon YbgE family protein translates to MTEGFDLASAARSLARGFSLAIAGAVSLLLLVYPYILAGIPAWSVHAGLPLMMSGAAGLFMHGLGFEPRNGVLRVVFHPASAWLLFLGGLAVLVGVR, encoded by the coding sequence ATGACCGAAGGGTTTGACCTCGCTTCTGCGGCCCGCAGCCTGGCCAGGGGATTTTCCCTGGCCATCGCCGGCGCCGTCAGCCTCCTGCTGCTGGTCTATCCCTATATCCTCGCCGGCATCCCCGCATGGAGCGTCCATGCCGGGCTGCCGCTGATGATGTCGGGCGCGGCGGGCCTCTTCATGCACGGCCTCGGCTTCGAGCCGAGGAACGGCGTGCTTCGCGTCGTCTTCCATCCCGCCAGCGCCTGGCTTCTGTTCCTGGGCGGCCTGGCGGTCCTCGTCGGTGTGCGCTGA
- the cydX gene encoding cytochrome bd-I oxidase subunit CydX, producing MWYFAWILGVGFAGAFSILNAMWLELHETTLVEVDRDDRRV from the coding sequence ATGTGGTATTTTGCCTGGATACTCGGAGTCGGCTTTGCCGGAGCATTCTCCATCCTCAACGCGATGTGGCTCGAGCTCCACGAGACGACGCTGGTCGAGGTCGACCGTGATGACCGAAGGGTTTGA
- the cydB gene encoding cytochrome d ubiquinol oxidase subunit II, with protein sequence MLDYETLRLLWWALLGILLIGFAIMDGFDLGAAMLLPFVGRTDAERRVVINTVGPVWEGNQVWFILGGGAIFAAWPPLYAVAFSGFYLAMFLVLCALILRPVAFKFRSKLPGPTWRSVWDWLLFVAGLVPSLIFGVAFGNVLQGVPFHFDDTLRMTYEGTLFGLLNPFALLCGLVSVAMLAMHGGTYLALKADEPVAARAASATRWAAIAMVILFLLAGVWVAIGIDGYQLAGTVAHDGPSNPLLKTVIRAPGAWLANYGLAPATIAAPLLGVAGALGAAALLGGRRYVLAFVASALSVAGVIATAGLSVFPFLLPSSLDPNASLTAWDASSSRLTLMIMLVVTVIFLPIILVYTAWVYRVLRGRVTLAAIADVSSHHY encoded by the coding sequence ATGCTCGACTACGAAACGCTGCGCCTGCTGTGGTGGGCGCTCCTGGGAATTCTCCTCATCGGCTTCGCCATCATGGACGGCTTCGACCTCGGCGCCGCCATGCTGCTGCCCTTCGTCGGGCGGACCGACGCCGAACGGCGCGTCGTCATCAACACCGTCGGCCCGGTGTGGGAAGGCAACCAGGTCTGGTTCATCCTCGGGGGAGGAGCGATCTTCGCGGCCTGGCCGCCGCTCTACGCCGTGGCCTTCTCTGGCTTCTACCTCGCCATGTTCCTGGTCCTGTGCGCTCTCATCCTGCGGCCGGTCGCCTTCAAGTTCCGCTCCAAGCTTCCCGGTCCGACCTGGCGGAGCGTGTGGGATTGGCTGCTCTTCGTCGCCGGCCTCGTTCCCTCGCTGATCTTCGGCGTCGCCTTCGGCAATGTCCTGCAGGGCGTGCCGTTCCACTTCGACGACACGCTGCGCATGACCTATGAGGGCACACTGTTCGGCCTGCTCAACCCCTTCGCCCTCCTGTGCGGGCTGGTGAGCGTGGCCATGCTGGCGATGCATGGCGGCACCTATCTGGCGCTCAAGGCCGATGAGCCCGTGGCTGCCCGGGCGGCCTCCGCGACCCGCTGGGCTGCCATCGCCATGGTCATCCTGTTCCTGCTGGCGGGCGTCTGGGTGGCGATCGGCATCGACGGTTACCAGCTGGCCGGCACCGTCGCTCATGACGGCCCGTCGAACCCGCTGCTGAAGACCGTCATACGGGCGCCCGGCGCGTGGTTGGCCAATTACGGCCTCGCTCCCGCGACGATCGCTGCACCGCTGCTCGGGGTGGCTGGGGCGCTCGGGGCCGCGGCCCTGCTCGGCGGACGCCGGTATGTCCTCGCCTTCGTCGCCAGCGCGCTCAGCGTCGCCGGCGTGATCGCGACGGCGGGCCTCAGCGTCTTCCCGTTCCTGCTGCCGTCCTCGCTCGATCCCAATGCCAGCCTCACGGCCTGGGATGCCTCTTCGAGCCGCCTGACGCTGATGATCATGCTGGTCGTGACCGTGATCTTCCTGCCGATCATCCTCGTCTATACCGCATGGGTGTACCGGGTGCTGCGCGGCCGCGTCACCCTGGCGGCCATCGCCGACGTCTCTTCCCACCATTACTGA
- a CDS encoding cytochrome ubiquinol oxidase subunit I — MDVVQLSRLQFGLTAMYHFLFVPLTLGLAVLLGIMESVYVMTGRDIWRQMTKFWGVLFGINFAMGVATGITMEFQFGMNWAYYSHYVGDVFGAPLAIEGLMAFFLEATFIGLFFFGWDRLSKVAHLAVTWLVALGSNLSALWILIANGWMQHPVGASFNPDTMRMEVTDFSAVIFNPVAQAKFVHTVSAGYVTGAVFVLAISAFYLLRGRHVELAKRSMTVAASFGLAAALSVVVLGDESGYTAGENQKMKIAAIESMWNTEPAPASFTLFGLPNQETHRTDYEIKVPWMLGLIATRSISTEVPGINDLVARTQTRIRSGLLAYDALEKLHADRTSTDARTALAAHADDLGYALLLKKIRPDIANATDADVQQAAWNTVPAVSPLFWSFRLMVGLGFFFILLFAVAFYLASKRRLLSSRAFLWVALCTLPLPWIAAELGWFVAEVGRQPWVIEGVLPTFMAVSSLSAANVLTTLIGFIAFYSILLVVDIYLMVKAIRLGPEPSATKPTVQPGPSAMPLPAE; from the coding sequence ATGGATGTCGTGCAGCTTTCCCGGCTGCAATTCGGCCTCACCGCCATGTACCACTTCCTATTCGTTCCCCTGACGCTCGGGCTTGCCGTCCTTCTCGGCATCATGGAAAGCGTCTACGTCATGACCGGCCGCGACATCTGGCGGCAGATGACGAAATTCTGGGGAGTCCTGTTCGGCATCAACTTCGCCATGGGCGTCGCCACCGGCATCACCATGGAATTCCAGTTCGGCATGAACTGGGCCTATTACAGCCACTATGTCGGCGACGTCTTCGGCGCGCCCCTGGCGATCGAGGGCCTGATGGCCTTCTTCCTCGAGGCGACGTTCATCGGCCTGTTCTTCTTCGGCTGGGATCGGCTGTCGAAGGTCGCCCATCTGGCCGTGACGTGGCTCGTCGCGCTGGGGTCGAACCTCTCGGCCTTGTGGATCCTCATCGCCAATGGCTGGATGCAGCATCCGGTCGGCGCGAGCTTCAATCCGGACACCATGCGCATGGAAGTCACCGACTTCTCGGCGGTGATCTTCAACCCGGTGGCGCAGGCCAAGTTCGTGCATACCGTCAGCGCCGGCTACGTCACCGGCGCGGTGTTCGTCCTGGCCATCTCCGCCTTCTACCTGCTGCGCGGGCGTCACGTCGAGCTCGCCAAGCGCTCGATGACGGTGGCCGCCAGTTTCGGCCTTGCCGCCGCGCTTTCGGTGGTCGTGCTCGGTGACGAGAGCGGCTACACCGCCGGCGAGAACCAGAAGATGAAGATCGCCGCCATCGAATCGATGTGGAACACCGAGCCGGCGCCCGCGTCCTTCACGCTGTTCGGCCTGCCCAACCAGGAGACGCATCGGACCGACTACGAGATCAAGGTGCCGTGGATGCTGGGGCTCATCGCCACCCGCTCGATCAGCACCGAGGTTCCCGGCATCAACGACCTCGTCGCCCGCACGCAGACCCGCATCCGTTCCGGCCTCCTCGCCTATGATGCGCTGGAGAAACTGCATGCCGACCGCACCAGCACCGACGCCCGGACCGCCCTGGCCGCCCATGCCGACGACCTCGGCTATGCCCTGCTGCTGAAGAAGATCCGTCCCGACATCGCGAATGCGACGGATGCCGACGTCCAGCAGGCGGCGTGGAACACCGTGCCGGCGGTATCGCCGCTGTTCTGGAGCTTCCGCCTGATGGTCGGGCTGGGCTTCTTCTTCATCCTGCTCTTCGCCGTCGCCTTCTACCTCGCCTCGAAGCGCCGGCTGCTGTCGTCCCGAGCCTTCCTGTGGGTCGCGCTCTGCACCCTGCCGCTGCCGTGGATCGCGGCCGAGCTCGGCTGGTTCGTCGCCGAAGTCGGCCGCCAGCCCTGGGTCATCGAGGGCGTGCTGCCGACCTTCATGGCGGTGTCCAGCCTGTCGGCGGCCAATGTCCTGACCACGCTCATCGGCTTCATCGCCTTCTATTCGATCCTGCTCGTGGTCGACATCTATCTGATGGTGAAGGCGATCCGTCTCGGCCCGGAGCCCAGCGCCACGAAACCCACGGTCCAGCCGGGACCGTCCGCCATGCCGCTCCCCGCCGAATAG
- a CDS encoding CBS domain-containing protein → MTRKVIGISPEATIADAVDLMVRSNVSGLPVVDASGALVGILSEGDLLRRPELGTQKPRAHWLECLFHSGKVAEAYAHTHGRVVEEIMTREPISIGEDMRLEEAVALMEGHGVKRLPVVREGKVVGIISRADFVRALASFVRQSYTDSLVGDRQIKAAIEAELRAEPWAPVGTVTIDVQDGVVELQGIITDETLRNAIRVLAENVEGVKTVHDRMTWVDPYSGISGPAPEEDAKGHAA, encoded by the coding sequence ATGACCAGGAAAGTCATCGGCATATCGCCCGAGGCGACCATCGCCGATGCGGTGGATCTCATGGTGCGCTCGAATGTCAGCGGGCTGCCGGTCGTCGATGCGAGCGGTGCGCTCGTCGGCATTCTCAGCGAGGGCGATCTCCTGCGCCGTCCGGAACTCGGCACCCAAAAGCCGCGCGCGCACTGGCTGGAATGCCTGTTCCACTCGGGAAAGGTCGCCGAAGCCTATGCGCATACCCATGGACGCGTGGTCGAAGAGATCATGACGCGCGAGCCGATCTCGATCGGCGAGGACATGCGGCTCGAGGAGGCGGTCGCCCTGATGGAAGGGCACGGCGTCAAGCGGCTGCCGGTCGTGCGCGAGGGCAAGGTCGTCGGCATCATCTCGCGCGCCGACTTCGTGCGTGCGCTCGCGAGCTTCGTGCGCCAATCCTACACGGATTCCCTGGTCGGCGACCGGCAGATCAAGGCGGCGATCGAGGCCGAGCTGCGGGCGGAGCCCTGGGCCCCGGTCGGAACGGTGACGATCGACGTGCAGGACGGCGTCGTCGAGCTGCAAGGCATCATCACCGACGAGACGCTGCGCAACGCGATCCGCGTCCTCGCGGAGAATGTGGAAGGCGTCAAGACGGTGCACGACCGCATGACCTGGGTCGACCCCTATTCCGGCATCAGCGGACCGGCGCCGGAGGAGGACGCCAAGGGCCATGCGGCGTGA